A single window of Synechocystis sp. PCC 7509 DNA harbors:
- a CDS encoding nucleotidyltransferase family protein: protein MKEISSSIRVGIQKLKTSYPEVEAAIVMLCDQPFISTEIINQLALTYYLTNQPIVACEYAETLGVPALFSDRLFCELITLRNGEGAKQVIKKHSQEVFSISFPGGATDIDTPKEYAELLVMT from the coding sequence GTGAAGGAAATTAGTTCCTCAATTCGAGTAGGTATTCAGAAGCTCAAAACATCTTATCCAGAAGTAGAGGCAGCAATAGTCATGCTTTGCGACCAACCTTTCATCTCCACTGAGATTATTAATCAGCTTGCCTTAACATACTATTTGACAAATCAGCCTATTGTTGCTTGCGAGTATGCAGAAACTTTAGGTGTACCAGCTTTATTTAGCGATCGCTTGTTTTGCGAACTTATCACACTTAGAAATGGCGAAGGAGCGAAACAAGTTATTAAAAAGCATTCTCAGGAAGTGTTTAGTATATCTTTTCCAGGAGGCGCTACGGACATTGACACACCGAAAGAATACGCGGAGCTTCTTGTTATGACATAA
- a CDS encoding nucleotidyltransferase family protein codes for MKVVEKYNQNIGIVILAAGASTRMGTPKQLLPYQERTLLCHSIEVAKSSLCRPIVVVLGAYAQLIKPDISQLSIQIVENLQWSEGN; via the coding sequence ATGAAGGTCGTTGAAAAATATAATCAAAACATTGGGATTGTTATTCTAGCTGCTGGAGCATCAACGCGCATGGGTACGCCTAAGCAATTGTTGCCCTATCAAGAACGCACTTTACTTTGTCACTCTATAGAAGTTGCGAAGTCTTCGCTCTGCCGTCCAATTGTTGTTGTTTTGGGAGCATATGCCCAACTTATTAAGCCTGATATTAGCCAGCTTTCTATTCAAATAGTAGAAAACTTGCAGTGGAGTGAAGGAAATTAG
- a CDS encoding XdhC family protein has protein sequence MKEFIAILAELEKSNRQGKTTILATVIEARGSTYRRPGARMLVTSDGYSIGTISGGCLEADVTLRSLEVMATNQPTVVTYDTTSDEDIVWGLGLGCNGLVRVLIEPITPSQADYVEFLSKCYGDRQFGVVATLVSITGLVQEQVGTRLMLLQNGNLINHFSNSLAASIVEDARTALQDKVSTLKFYLLPNGEVEVFIEVIQPPLPLIIFGAGHDAIPVARFAKELGWNVTVVDTKQAPATQNRFADADAIVLSRLENIGDYIDLGDRTVAVVMTHNYLHDLEVLKTLLPSQVCYLGILGPKSRTERLLEELHQIEINPTREQMHRLYAPIGLDIGADTPEEIALSIIAGIQAVITNRLGNQLRERKGAIHAQGNQLNPSVKKYVSV, from the coding sequence ATGAAAGAATTTATCGCCATCTTAGCGGAACTTGAAAAAAGTAACCGTCAAGGCAAAACAACTATCCTGGCTACAGTTATTGAAGCCAGGGGTTCCACCTATCGCCGCCCAGGAGCGCGGATGCTGGTAACTTCTGATGGTTATAGTATAGGGACTATTAGTGGTGGCTGTTTAGAAGCCGATGTTACTTTGCGATCGCTTGAAGTAATGGCAACCAATCAACCAACAGTAGTAACCTATGACACAACTTCTGATGAAGATATTGTCTGGGGTCTGGGACTAGGTTGTAATGGCTTGGTACGGGTTTTAATTGAGCCGATTACACCTTCTCAAGCAGATTATGTAGAGTTTTTATCTAAGTGCTACGGCGATCGCCAATTCGGTGTTGTAGCAACCTTAGTGAGCATCACAGGCTTGGTTCAAGAGCAAGTTGGAACTCGTTTAATGTTGCTTCAAAACGGCAATCTTATTAATCATTTCTCAAATTCTCTAGCCGCAAGCATAGTAGAAGACGCACGTACAGCATTACAAGACAAAGTTTCAACTTTGAAGTTTTATCTATTACCTAATGGTGAAGTAGAGGTTTTTATTGAAGTTATCCAGCCACCATTACCACTTATAATTTTTGGTGCGGGTCATGATGCAATACCTGTAGCGCGTTTTGCTAAAGAATTAGGTTGGAATGTCACCGTTGTTGATACAAAGCAAGCTCCGGCAACTCAAAATCGGTTTGCTGATGCGGATGCTATTGTGCTATCTCGCCTGGAAAATATTGGTGACTATATCGATTTAGGCGATCGCACTGTAGCTGTAGTTATGACTCACAATTACTTACACGATCTTGAAGTTCTCAAAACTCTCCTACCATCGCAAGTTTGCTACTTAGGTATTCTCGGTCCCAAAAGTAGAACCGAACGCTTACTTGAAGAATTGCACCAAATAGAAATTAATCCCACTAGAGAACAAATGCACCGATTATATGCTCCTATTGGGCTTGACATTGGTGCTGATACTCCAGAGGAAATTGCCCTATCAATTATTGCTGGCATTCAAGCTGTGATTACTAACCGTTTGGGAAACCAGTTACGAGAGCGCAAGGGAGCGATTCACGCCCAGGGTAATCAATTAAACCCGTCAGTTAAAAAGTATGTCAGCGTATGA
- a CDS encoding AraC family transcriptional regulator, which translates to MHQKEAELEKRKMQINQEALIERMMRLAPENSLLEVFPGIFIYHSSKPTESEISVLKPAFCIIAQGSKDVLLNNELFHYDSGHYLISTLDLPIMSNVVEASEEKPYLNLRIDLDSALVAAVMIESGIETKKSGTGVKAMDVSPVDADLLDAVVKLVKLCDTPDEMKFLAPPIIREIIYRLLKGNQGARLNQLITTEGDAQRISTVVRQIRENIEQPLKIEDTAREIGMSVSGFHQHFKSVTAMSPLQFQKQIRLQEARRLMLGENLDATSAAYHVGYENSSHFNREYKRLFGEPPMRDVERMREAVREIPSSITLSSKHPNLARNR; encoded by the coding sequence ATGCACCAAAAAGAAGCAGAACTTGAAAAGCGAAAGATGCAGATCAACCAGGAAGCGCTGATCGAAAGAATGATGCGTCTCGCTCCCGAAAACAGCCTTTTGGAGGTGTTTCCGGGCATTTTCATCTATCATTCGTCGAAACCGACCGAGAGTGAGATATCTGTACTGAAGCCCGCCTTTTGCATCATTGCCCAAGGCAGCAAGGATGTCCTTTTGAATAATGAATTATTTCACTACGACTCCGGTCATTACTTAATCTCGACGCTCGATCTGCCGATTATGAGTAATGTCGTCGAAGCGTCTGAGGAAAAACCTTATTTGAATCTTCGGATAGACCTCGATTCAGCGCTCGTGGCTGCGGTGATGATTGAATCCGGCATCGAAACTAAAAAAAGCGGAACTGGAGTCAAGGCGATGGATGTCAGCCCGGTTGATGCCGATTTACTTGATGCAGTCGTCAAATTGGTGAAACTATGTGACACACCGGACGAAATGAAGTTTCTCGCACCGCCAATCATCCGCGAGATCATCTATCGGCTTTTAAAGGGAAACCAGGGCGCACGGCTCAACCAGCTTATTACTACCGAAGGCGACGCGCAGCGCATCTCTACGGTGGTCAGGCAAATTCGCGAAAACATCGAGCAGCCGTTGAAAATCGAAGATACAGCCCGCGAAATCGGCATGAGTGTGTCAGGCTTTCACCAACATTTTAAGTCTGTCACGGCGATGAGTCCTTTGCAGTTCCAGAAACAAATACGGCTTCAGGAAGCACGCCGTCTGATGCTGGGAGAAAACCTTGACGCTACCAGTGCTGCCTACCATGTGGGTTATGAGAATTCCTCGCACTTCAACCGAGAGTATAAGCGACTCTTTGGCGAACCACCGATGCGGGACGTGGAACGGATGCGAGAAGCTGTTAGAGAGATTCCTAGTTCAATTACGCTCTCTTCAAAACACCCTAATCTTGCCAGAAATCGCTAA